In Amphiura filiformis chromosome 1, Afil_fr2py, whole genome shotgun sequence, the following are encoded in one genomic region:
- the LOC140156589 gene encoding solute carrier family 2, facilitated glucose transporter member 4-like: protein MDLVNADNSSIRRDFVSSEDMKCGCTSRLPLAVISVAVGSCSHFGFHCGVISAPSQVIQEFYNSSHVDRRGIILTESTTRLLWAVTVSILCLGAAVGSILGGYAGDFIGRKRTLLVNNAFSILAALLVILAQYLNVYETVIVARFFAGINIGVSVTVAGIYVAEISPTNIRGSLLAALGIGTNAGLIIAFVRHVV from the exons ATGGATCTTGTCAATGCAGACAATTCGAGTATTCGACGTGATTTTGTAAGCTCGGAAGATATGAAG TGTGGTTGTACATCTCGACTTCCGTTGGCAGTCATATCTGTAGCTGTTGGATCATGTtcacactttggatttcattgtGGGGTCATAAGTGCCCCCAGCCAG GTGATACAGGAATTTTATAACAGCTCCCACGTCGACAGACGAGGCATCATCTTAACGGAAAGCACAACACGTTTGTTGTGGGCTGTGACGGTGTCCATTTTGTGTTTAGGAGCGGCTGTTGGAAGCATACTAGGTGGATACGCAGGCGACTTCATTGGACG aaaacgGACTCTCTTAGTAAATAATGCGTTCTCCATATTAGCCGCATTACTGGTCATACTAGCTCAGTATCTCAATGTCTACGAAACCGTTATCGTAGCTCGTTTTTTTGCTGGTATAAATATAG GAGTTTCGGTTACCGTAGCTGGTATTTACGTAGCAGAGATTTCACCGACAAATATACGAGGGTCTCTACTTGCGGCACTTGGCATCGGTACTAATGCGGGCTTAATCATCGCTTTTGTACGTCatgttgtttga